The nucleotide sequence TATGCTTCTTCGTAGCCATAGCGACATTCAAGGGGTACGCTTCGTTCTCATATGAAAAGCCTACCGGACTATTCGTTACCTATCTCATCTTCCCTGCCGTCTGTGCGGTCATATACTTCGTATCGCAACTACTCTTAGTAGTGAGAACACTGGATGATCGATGGGTAAGTTCATCATACTGAATGTGGTCGAGCAGGAAATTTGCTGATGAAAGTTTCTTTTCTCGCGGAATAGGTTGTCGGAGATCTCATCTTTATGGCTGGATTCTATGTTTGTGGTATTCTCCTCTTACTCGCCTTCAGCGTCACCATTTGCGACAAAGTCAACCATTACGTAGatggaggtgagtttggTATTTTCCGAGTCACAGAAGCTATGGAAATGAAGGCTGAAACTTGTATGAATTcagtcttcttcttctccatgGCTATGTTGTTGAcggtgatgatgatctaCAAATACTGGGATTGTGAGTTAATCAGGTTCAGACTTTACAATCACACTTCGGAACGTCAGCTAACATCTTTATCACAGCTATCACCAAAGAAGATCTTGAATTCTCGGTTGGATCCAAAGCAGCTGTTTGGGAAGTGAAGGATCCACTAATGGCTGTGAGTAAGAATTTTGGAAAGTGCAAGATCAGTCGCAGAAGTGCTGACTCGTAATCGTGACCCTCAGAGCGGATCCGAATATTACCCAGAAGACGATGCTCAATCATCATACCGAGGTGCAGGCGGATCTCTAGTAGGTGGAATGGGAGGAAACAATTATTATGGAAATTATCCTCAGCAACAATATGGCCAACAAGCTTTCGGTCAAGGGGGATACGGAGGCGGCTATACACAAGGAAATGGTCAATATGGAGGAGGGCATTACTAATTCATCGGGAAAGTAGATAGAACCAATAAGGAAAGGAAGCCAATTTACCCGCTTCGGAGAAGGTACCGGTTATCTACAAAATGAAGCTGTTCAGAAACATTCTAACATTTCTCCCCTTCTACCATCCATAATCGTTTGTGACTCATTTCAAGATCTCCTCATTGTTCCTTCGTGTATCAGGTAATT is from Kwoniella pini CBS 10737 chromosome 1, complete sequence and encodes:
- a CDS encoding chitin synthase export chaperone, translating into MSHAFKFGSFDYFCEHAALVVCPLLGSSQGTMATCYSRNVQLGKQIIFQPATCFVHIAALGMAAIMLFHVRSKYTAVGRKEIVTFFYMYMFVELLAIFLDSAIIPTSHAVYPWFAAVYAGAVGALYWCILINGFVGFQLYEDGTPISLWFLRLSCLVIWGICFFVAIATFKGYASFSYEKPTGLFVTYLIFPAVCAVIYFVSQLLLVVRTLDDRWVVGDLIFMAGFYVCGILLLLAFSVTICDKVNHYVDGVFFFSMAMLLTVMMIYKYWDSITKEDLEFSVGSKAAVWEVKDPLMASGSEYYPEDDAQSSYRGAGGSLVGGMGGNNYYGNYPQQQYGQQAFGQGGYGGGYTQGNGQYGGGHY